TGCAAGGCGCAAAGGGTGAAATTTAGTATTTGCGAGTGCTTTGCCAAGGGTGGCGAGGGAGCTCTTGATCTAGCGCAAAAAATAGTAGAGTTTAAAAGCGCACCAAAGATAAATTTCACCTACGAAAAAGATGATGACGTGCAAACTAAAATAGAAAAGATAGCTCTTAAAATTTACGGCGCAAAAGATGTGAAATTTAGCCAAAAAGCGCTTGAAGATATGGAGGATATAAGGGCTTTAGGCAAAGCAAATTTGCCAGTTTGTATCGCAAAAACGCAATACAGCTTTAGCTCGGATCCAAAACTTCTAGGCAGGGCTAGAGACTTTAGCTTTGAAGTTGATCGCCTTGAGCTTCGCGCGGGAGCGGGATTTATCGTGGTTATAAGCGGCGGAGTTATGCTGATGCCAGGGCTTAACAAACGTCCGCATGCGATGGATATAAGAATTTAGGACTAAGCTATATTGATAATATCCTAGCAAGGATGAGTGTCTTTGCTCGTCCTTGTTTTTGAAAAAGTTTTTATTTAGCGTTCTAAGCGCTCTTTTTATGATATAGGCAGTCTGCTTACTTTTGCTTTGCTCGCTCCACCGAGAGCAAATTTCACACACAAATTCAGCTTGTGTTTTGCTCGCGTCATTTAGCCAGTTTGCCACGCTATCTTGCACATATTTTGAGCTATCGCTTTTAAGCGGCTCAAGTATGGCTAGTGCGCGCCAAGGCTCGGCTTTTAGTGCCGATATATGCTCGCACCAAACTCCGCGCGGTCATGTAGCCTCGCTTGCAAATCGCCTGATATTAGCGTCTTCATCAAGTGCGAATTTTGAGAGAATTTCTATGCTTTCGTCCAAATTTGAGATGACTTTACCTCGCACGCAAAGCCAAGCGATCTCTCTAACGCCAAAGTGAGAGTCTGCGGCAAATGCTCTTACGGCGTTAAGAGTAGCTCTTATATCAAGACTCTCATCGCAAGCCGTCATATAAGCCGCCCAGCATCGCACGGTGTCTGATCCGTGAGTGCTAAGAGCTTTTAAAATTTGTCCGCTTTTATCCACGCTTGCAAGCTTAAAAAGCTCGGCGCCGATCGTTTTGCTAACGGAATTTGCGCTTTTGTTTTCAAGGCTTTTAATATGAGCTAAAGTTTGCTCTAAAAATTCGCTTTTGTTTATTTGCACAAGCACGTTTGCAAGCAAAATTTCTTGATTAACCGCGAGCCATTCGTTCAAATTTGCCGTTTGGATCTCACCTGAATTTAGCTTTTCTAATATCTCGCTTGGAATTTCGCTTATCGATCTTGCACCTTTGCGCGGAATTTCTTTTAGCTCTTTATCTTTTCCCACGGCTCAACATCTCCATTTACAGCTTTAAAAATACTCATTATCCCAACTTCGCTCACGCGTAAATTTCGCTCATACATCAGGGCGTCTCGCACCCTTAACTTATCTTGCAAAAACGCAAATTCATACTCTATCTGACCGCTGGTAACTTGCACCGGCGATAAATTTTGGCTATTAAAGGCGTCTATCTTGCTTTTATCAAATTTATATCCTCTTTTTGAGGCTTCCTCATAAACCTCTTGCAAATATGCATTTATAAGATCTATTGGGCGTTTGTGCGCGTAAAATCTATCAAGCTGCGGATGATTTTTATATCCCTTTGTAAGTCCCTTTAAAACATGCTTTGCTAAAAGCGCCTCCCTCCATAGCGCTACCAAACCTTTTGCGTCCAGATAAACAGGACTGATCGTCCAAAGTCTCATTTTATTTCACTCCTTAATTTATCTGCGATCTGCTTTGCAAAAGCCCTTACCATCGCTTTTTCATCAATATACCAGTACGGCACTCGCTCGTGATCTTTATATGGCTGATGAAGCATGCTTTTTACGGGCGGATGCATAAAAATTTGGTTAAAAATTTCAAGCTCTTTTGGATAAGTAAAGTATAAATTTAGCTCAGGCTTTTGATTTTCATTTCGCCAAGCGGCAAATTCGCGGGAGAAATTTTGATGTTTTGGCATTTTTATTTGACTAAAAATTTCCTCGTCAAGCAAAATTTTCGCAAGGCAGTAAATGCCGTGCGCAGGCATGCAAAGCAGCTTTTTGTAAGGCAAAACGTCTGTTTTATTATATCCCGCGCAAAAGGCTTGCAAATTTTCGCTTATCGATTCCGCGTCCTTATCACAAATTCCTACTATAGAGGCAATTTGAGCTCGCTCATTGGCAGGCTTTTTTGAGCTTATAAATTTCCTAGCCACCTTTAATGCCACCTCAAGCTTAACCTCATCTTTATACCACATCGCAAAGAACAAATTTATGCCAACAACCAGCAGCGTGTAGCCGTTTTTGCTAGCTACGATATCGGGCGGGATAATTTTATTAACAGCTTCAAAATCACCGCACGCAACGCTATTTAGCAACTTAGAAAACCTAATGCAGTGATCATATCCGCTTGCACTACCCGGTATGAGCTCCAAGCGGTTTTGCTGAAATATCAGGCTGTTTACGCCTTGCCAGTCGCGCTTTTCAAGGCACTCTTTAAACCAAATTTCATAAAGCTCTTTTGTATGCCTAAACGAGATCTGATTTATGATTTCGGCGATAAAATCCTCTTTATTAGTATGCCTGCTTGCTACACTTAGTATGCGCTTGCAAATTTCAAGATACTTGACAAGCGCTCTTTGCATCTTTTTTGACATTTTTAGCCTTCATCTCTTCAAGCTCCTCGGCTAAAAATTTACCCGTGTAAGAGCCTGTTTTTTTGTGATTTTTAGCCACCTCTTTAACGCTTCCTACGGCTATTATCTTGCCGCCTTTTGAGCCGCCTTCAGGTCCCATATCAACGATATAATCGCAATTTTTAATCACGTCCATATTATGCTCGATCACAAATACCGAATTTCCAAGCTCGACTAGATGATGAAGCACTTGCGTAAGGCGATCGACATCGGCAAAGTGAAGTCCCGTAGTAGGCTCATCGAGTATATAAAGCGTATTTCCAGTATCGCTTCTACCAAGCTCCTTTGAGAGCTTCACGCGCTGAGCTTCGCCGCCGCTTAGCGTGGTTGCGTTTTGCCCAAGCGTGATGTAGCCAAGCCCGACGTCTTGCAGGGTTTTAAGCTTAGCGTAAATTTTAGGAACCGCTTTAAAAAACTCTATCGCCTCATCGATACTCATATTTAGCACATCTGCAATACTCTTGCCTTTGTATAAAATTTCTAGCGTCTGAGCATTATATCTGGAGCCATTACAAGCATCACAAACCACCATCACATCGGGCAAAAAGTGCATCTCTATCTTTATCTCGCCCTCACCTTGGCACTTCTCGCATCTGCCGCCCTTGACATTAAAGCTAAAGCGCCCGATCTTGTAGCCTCTAAGCTTTGCTTCCTTGGTCTGCGCAAAGAGATTTCTTATCTCGTCCATCACGCCCGTATATGTCGCAGGATTTGAGCGTGGCGTGCGGCCTATCGGGCTTTGGTCAAGGTAGATAACTTTATCTAAATTTTCAAGTCCGCTTAAATTCACGCCCGCTATCTTTTTAACTTTTCTAGCTCTATTTAGCTGCTCTTGCGCTTCAGGAAGCAGGGTTTGAAGTATGAGCGAGCTTTTACCCGAACCCGAAACACCCGTAATACCGACTAAATTTCTAAGCGGAAATTTAGCGCTTAAATTTGAGATATTGTTGATATTTACGTTTGAAATTTCTATCCACTTCTCTTGCTTTCTGTTTTTTTGATAGTTGATGTTTTTCTCACCGCTTAGATATAAAGCGGTTGAGGTGTTGGTCTGCATAAGGCTTTTTACATCGCCGCTAAATATAATCTCGCCTCCAAATTTACCCGCTGCTGGACCGATATCAACTACAAAATCAGCCTCCTCTATCGTCTTTTTATCATGCTCCACTACAATTACGGAGTTGCCTTTTGACTGCAAATTTCTAAGAGTTTTAATAAGCTTTAATGTATCTCTTTCATGAAGTCCGATGCTTGGCTCATCAAGCACGTACATAACGCCGCTTAGCCCACTTCCTATCTGGCTTGCGATGCGAATTCTTTGCGCTTCTCCGCCGCTTATAGTGCGCGCGTCCCGCCCGAGCGAGAGATAGCCAAGCCCCACGTCATAAAGAAAATAAAGTCGCTCGTTTATCTCTTTTAATATAGGCGAAGCTATCATGCCATCTTGCTCGCTTAGATAGTCAAATTTGCTAGAGTCTGAGAAAAACGCAACGCAATTTTCTATACTCATATCCAAAATTTCACCGATCCCAAGCCCTGCTACGCGCACGGCTAAAGATTGCGGTCTAAGCCTGTGTCCGCCGCAGTTTGAGCAGCCTCTTTCGCTCATATACTCGCCAAAATCCTTGGAGTCTTTAAGCAAATCGTAGCTGATCTTTACCGCACCTTCAAATTTACGCGCTATCTTGTGTCTTTTCCAAAAAAACTCAACCTCTTTTGCGTTGCCGTAAAGCACAAGTCGCTTTTCATCTTCACTTAGCTCAAAATATGGCTTTTTCACGTCGATGCCGTTTTGTTCGCAAAATGCAAGCAGAAATTTATAATAATAGCTCATATTGTAGCCGTAAAGTAGCTTGATAGCGCCGGTTTCTACGCTTTTTTCCTCGTCTATTATCTTATTCATATCAAGGCTGTAGCGAATTCCAAGTCCGTCGCAATGCTCGCAAGCTCCTTTTGGAGAGTTGAAACTAAAGCTAAGCGGCTCAAGCGGAGTAAATGAAATCTTGCAATCAAAGCACGCCATATGCTCGCTGTAATGTATAAATTTCTCTTTTAAATTTAACTCGTCGGCATTAGTTATCTCAATCTCGACTTCGCCGTAACTCTCACTCAAAGCCTTCTCTACGTCTTGAGCCAGACGCTGAAGGTTTTCATCATCGATAACCAAGCGATCGACTATGACTTTTATGGTGTGCTTTTTAGTTTTAGCTAGCTCGATTTCTTCATCAAGCCTTACCATCACACCGTCTATTTGGGCTCTTACGAAGCCTTTTGCGCGCAAATTTTCGATTAAGTCCGCCCAAGTTCCCTTTTTTTCTCGCACAAGCGGAGCGTAAATCACTACTTTAGCGCCCTTAGGAAGCTTTGAAATTTCGTTTATGATATCGCTTGCACTCATCTTTGAGATCGGCTTACCGCACTGATGACAATGCTGAATGCCAACGCGCGCATAAAGCAACCTCAGATAGTCGTAAATTTCGGTTATTGTGCCGACTGTAGAGCGAGGGTTTTTACTTGTGGTCTTTTGATCGATTGCGATTGCCGGCGTTAGCCCTTCGATCTTATCCACATCAGGCTTTCCGACCTTATCCAAAAACTGCCTTGCATAAGCAGAAAGACTCTCGATATAACGCCTTTGCCCCTCGGCATAAAGCGTATCAAAGGCTAGAGTGCTCTTGCCCGAGCCTGAAAGCCCCGTAAAAACTACTAATTTGTTCTTTGGAATTTCTAAATTTATATTTTTTAAGTTGTGCTCGCGCGCACCTGTGATTTTTATTGTATCGTTCATGATTATCGCCTAAATTTTAAGTTATTTATTTTAATCAAAGCGGTATAAATATCTAATTAATTTTGAAAATTTAAGATATAATCAATAAAAATATTTTAAGGTGGTTTTAATGAAAGAAATTCAAGATTCATACGACAATCTCCCCTATTTTTCTATGGCTTTTCCGGAATGCTCACCGACTCGAATCGAGGCTATCGCATCTTTTTTATCCTTTAATCCTCCAAGTAGCAAAGAGGCTAAAGTCTTGGAGATAGGATGCAGTTACGGCGGAAATTTATTTCCTTTTGCGATAGCAAATCCGGACGCTAAAGTTGTCGGCATAGATCTAAGCGAAGTTCAGATAAATAAAGCAAAAGAGCTTGCAAAACAGATGCGCGTGGATAATATAAAATTTATCCAAAAGGATATCTGCGAGCTAAATGATGAGGATGTGAAAGAATTTGGCAAATTTGACTACATAATCTGTCACGGAGTGTATAGTTGGGTTCCTGATTTTGTAAAAGAGGCGATACTAAAAACTATCAAAAAATTGCTTAGTCCAAACGGCATAGCATACATAAGCTACAACGTATATCCCGGCTGGAAGATAAAAGATATCATCAGGGATTTTTTGATGTTTGGCACCAAAGAGCTTGAAAACGAAGGCGAAATAATAAGAGCAAACAAAGCAAAAGAGCTTCTTAGCGTCTTTAAAGAGTATATGAAATTTTGCACAAAAGACGGCATAAAGGCTGATTTCATGAACGCTAAGTTGCTACTTGAACACATCGAAGGTATTGAAAAAATAAAATCAGACTCTTATATCGTGCATGAATATTTGGAAATTTTTAACGACCCGATCTACTTCAAGGACTTTGCAAAGAGGCTTGATGACGAAGGGCTTGCGTATCTAAGTGATGTCAATCTTGATGATGTGTTTAAGGCTGATCTTGGGTTGGAAGGCTTTGATGAGTATATTAATGCAAATTTTACAAACAGGATAGATAAAGAGCAGGCTATTGATTTTTTCACAAACCGGGTTTTTAGACAAAGCCTTATAACGCATAAAGAGCTGATAGATGAGGATTTTCACGTAGATATCGGCGTAGAAGAGCTAAGTAGGATATATCTGGCTGCGGGCTTTAGCAAGGA
This Campylobacter sp. RM16192 DNA region includes the following protein-coding sequences:
- a CDS encoding pyrimidine dimer DNA glycosylase/endonuclease V codes for the protein MRLWTISPVYLDAKGLVALWREALLAKHVLKGLTKGYKNHPQLDRFYAHKRPIDLINAYLQEVYEEASKRGYKFDKSKIDAFNSQNLSPVQVTSGQIEYEFAFLQDKLRVRDALMYERNLRVSEVGIMSIFKAVNGDVEPWEKIKS
- the uvrA gene encoding excinuclease ABC subunit UvrA, coding for MNDTIKITGAREHNLKNINLEIPKNKLVVFTGLSGSGKSTLAFDTLYAEGQRRYIESLSAYARQFLDKVGKPDVDKIEGLTPAIAIDQKTTSKNPRSTVGTITEIYDYLRLLYARVGIQHCHQCGKPISKMSASDIINEISKLPKGAKVVIYAPLVREKKGTWADLIENLRAKGFVRAQIDGVMVRLDEEIELAKTKKHTIKVIVDRLVIDDENLQRLAQDVEKALSESYGEVEIEITNADELNLKEKFIHYSEHMACFDCKISFTPLEPLSFSFNSPKGACEHCDGLGIRYSLDMNKIIDEEKSVETGAIKLLYGYNMSYYYKFLLAFCEQNGIDVKKPYFELSEDEKRLVLYGNAKEVEFFWKRHKIARKFEGAVKISYDLLKDSKDFGEYMSERGCSNCGGHRLRPQSLAVRVAGLGIGEILDMSIENCVAFFSDSSKFDYLSEQDGMIASPILKEINERLYFLYDVGLGYLSLGRDARTISGGEAQRIRIASQIGSGLSGVMYVLDEPSIGLHERDTLKLIKTLRNLQSKGNSVIVVEHDKKTIEEADFVVDIGPAAGKFGGEIIFSGDVKSLMQTNTSTALYLSGEKNINYQKNRKQEKWIEISNVNINNISNLSAKFPLRNLVGITGVSGSGKSSLILQTLLPEAQEQLNRARKVKKIAGVNLSGLENLDKVIYLDQSPIGRTPRSNPATYTGVMDEIRNLFAQTKEAKLRGYKIGRFSFNVKGGRCEKCQGEGEIKIEMHFLPDVMVVCDACNGSRYNAQTLEILYKGKSIADVLNMSIDEAIEFFKAVPKIYAKLKTLQDVGLGYITLGQNATTLSGGEAQRVKLSKELGRSDTGNTLYILDEPTTGLHFADVDRLTQVLHHLVELGNSVFVIEHNMDVIKNCDYIVDMGPEGGSKGGKIIAVGSVKEVAKNHKKTGSYTGKFLAEELEEMKAKNVKKDAKSACQVS
- a CDS encoding class I SAM-dependent methyltransferase; this encodes MKEIQDSYDNLPYFSMAFPECSPTRIEAIASFLSFNPPSSKEAKVLEIGCSYGGNLFPFAIANPDAKVVGIDLSEVQINKAKELAKQMRVDNIKFIQKDICELNDEDVKEFGKFDYIICHGVYSWVPDFVKEAILKTIKKLLSPNGIAYISYNVYPGWKIKDIIRDFLMFGTKELENEGEIIRANKAKELLSVFKEYMKFCTKDGIKADFMNAKLLLEHIEGIEKIKSDSYIVHEYLEIFNDPIYFKDFAKRLDDEGLAYLSDVNLDDVFKADLGLEGFDEYINANFTNRIDKEQAIDFFTNRVFRQSLITHKELIDEDFHVDIGVEELSRIYLAAGFSKDKDGHYVNSKNQQMKPNYNWLYQVFSDVYPASINFAQVAALLGDDENAIKSAYMGFMEILAASCALLSTYEKQKVVYKAGKSRLKERVVGYFEYFSMTNEPVIMPADAFNGALNLSNFDAFIALKFNGKNSTEDIIKQTAKFAQERGLNFTLTSDNSVVKTQTKKEFDKAVSDYVKDLERKLTQAHMFEIF